DNA sequence from the Prolixibacter sp. SD074 genome:
CGGAAGAGAAGCTGCTAGCATTTATTCACGAATTGCAGCGAGAATTAGGGCGTAGCCACATTAACTGGGTAAATCCGGCTACCATGCACCTGACATTGCGGTTTTTAGGAAGCACTACGAAGGAACAAATTGGACAAATTTTGAATGAAGCGCCAGGTTTATTCAACCGGTATAAACCTTTTGAAATTGAGATGAAAGGATCCGGAAAGTTTGGTTCAGTGCAAAATCCTAAAATCTTTTGGATTGGATTCGAAGAAAACGAAGCGTTATCCGGGCTTGCCCGTGAAGTTGAATCATTGGTTCAGAGTGTAGGTTTTGAAAGTGAAGACAGGATATTCCGTCCGCATTTGACATTGGGGCGTGTTAAATGGCTCAAAGAAGCTGATAATTTAAAAAAGAAACTTGAAGATTACCGTGAGGTAACGTTCCAACGTATGATGATAAAAGAGACGGTTTTCTACGAAAGTATCCTAAAACCAGCAGGTCCGTTTTACCGTCCTATTCAGAAGTTTTCCCTTGGTGCCTAATTGTTGTTTTATTTTCCTCGTCCCTGCAGGATGTTGATCGCCGTGTAGATGATGATTTTAAAATCCACATACAAACTCATATTTCGAAGATAGATGAGGTCATACTGAAGCCTTTCAATCATCTGTGTCACATTTTCGGCATAACCATATTTTACTTGTCCCCAACTGGTAATTCCCGGGCGAATTCGGAGCAAATGCCGGTAATGGGGTGCAGCTTTTTCAATTTTTTCAATATAAAAAGCCCGCTCAGGCCGGGGCCCGACCACTGACATTTCACCTTTCAGCACATTGATGAATTGTGGTATTTCATCGGAATGCGATTTCCGGAGAAACCGTCCGAATGGGGTAATACGCTGGTCGTTTTGGCTGGACAAATCGGGACCATTTTTTTCAGCATCATTGTACATGCTTCTGAATTTGTACATGGTAAACGGTTTTCCGTAACGTCCGATACGAACTTGCCGATAAAGAATGGGGCCGGGTGAAGACAGCCGCACGCCAATAATGCAAACGAAGGAGAGAGGGGACAAAATAATCAGGCCCATAATTGAAATAAATATGTCAAGCAGTCGCTTGATGTTTTGTTGCCATGCCGGCATGATGCCGTTTGAAATCTGAATTAGCGGGCTTGAATAGACGGTGGTCATTTTTACAGCACCCGAAAGGATGGCATAAATATCGGGGATACCGCGTATGATGATGTTCCGCCCGGCCAGTCGGTTAATAATGTCGTTCAGCTTTTTATGATCCGATGATTCAGAGGCAATAATTACCTCTTCAACATTGTACTTGTTGATGATCCCAGGTATATCATTTAATTGCCCCAACACTTGTTGGTGGGGAACTTCCGTTTCTTTCTCACACTCATCTAATGCAACATATCCAATCACTTTATTCCCGGTAGGCACCGCCTGCGTTTCCAACTCCTGGGTAATGTGAACAGCCATTTCATTCGTCCCGATAATCAGAGTGGGGAATCCAATTCGCCCCGTTTTGAACTGATGAACCATGATGGATGAAATGGCCAGACGGGGTATGTAGGTTAAAACGAACTGAAAAACCAGTAGGGCCAATGCATGTTTGTCGTAGTATGTGTAGTCAGGAATATAGTCATCGAGAAGGAACATGAAGAAGATAAAAAGCGAACCCAGCACGGCCGAGAAAATCGTTTGTCCCAACTCCAGCAAGCGTGACTTTCGAAGAACATCATTGTAAAATCCGGAAATCGCGTACAAGCTAAGCCAAAAGAGCGGAATCAGTACTATACCGAGATAAAACTGCTGCGTAAATTCGATGGTATGGTTGTGTCCAAAAATCAAAGCTTCAGCATAATGTTTTCGGTACAGATAAAATAGTATCCAGGCGCACATAGCGGCTAAATAATCTGAAACAAGGTAACTAATCAGGAAAGCTCTCCTTTTCATCTGAACGACGAGGTTAGGTTTTATTGATCCCGTTTAAAATTGGCGCTTTATGATTTACAAAACGCCCGGGCTTTTAAAAAACTTATACAAATGAATACAAAATTTGGTTAGATGGAAATGGATTTTACCCGAAGTTGCTCTTTTATTCGGTTCACCAAAAGAAAAACTTCTTTCTCATCTTCCAGTGAATGAATAGAATACTCCAGGTTATTGACGCTTAACAGGAAGTCATCCATCTGGCGAATCAGGGTTTCATGAACAGCTGTTTCGGAAAATGGGATGGTCCTATTTTCCGGTATTAGCGTCAGCCTGTTTGCCCTAAAGTTGACATCCAGCAGGCCACCATTCCGGTATATGAATAAGCGGGATGAATCAGAAGTGTTTAGACTGCTGAAAGAGAGTGAGGCAACCATTCCGTCAGCAAAATCCAGATGGATATCGATGAAATCAGTAGCATCAGATAAAAAACTACCGCCGGCCACTGCCGTTTCTGTTATTTCTGTTCGATTTAGTTTTAGAAGAATCCGGAAGAATCCGGTAATGTGATCAAATAAATCTCCCTGGAATTTTGTCGATGCATGTTCACCCTTCACAATGCGCGGATACTGGTTTGCTTGAAGTAATTGCCGTGTCAAGGGTTCATATAGTTGGTCGGCCCTTACGGCAATCTGCGTACCTGCTTCGTGCGCCAGTTCGATTAATTGCTCTTGTTGTGATATTGAGAGCAGCTTAACCGTGTCGATAAATAGATGGCACGAATTCCGGATAGCCAACGTTAAATACTCAAAACGGCAAAAATCCCGGTCGAGAACAAACAGGATATCCGAAATCAATGGAATAACACCGCTTTCATAAATGCTAAAATGTGCATGTGCGGTTAAATTCCACTTTTTATGATTATTAAAAACATACCAGTGCAATTTCCCTTTACCAGGCAATTTCCCGATAAGGTCATATTTTGGGCGGGGAGGTAAAATGATTCCGGGTTTAAGCATATACACAAATGTACATAGGCTAAGTGTACAGAAGAATCTATTAACTTGCTTATTTATCAACCATTTTTGTTGAAAAACCCACAATTGAAAGGTATTTTTGTTGGCGAAATAGAAAAATGAACGGCGATTGGAAGATAACTACCGACATCGTGGCCTGCGGCGAAAGCTGGTTAGCGAGATTCAGGCGAAAGGGATAACGGATGAAAATGTACTGGAAGCCATTGGGAAGGTGCCCCGTCATCTTTTTATGGATAGTAGCTTTGTTCAGTTTGCCTACCGGGATAAAGCCTTCCCGATTGGGCAAGGACAAACGATCTCTCAACCTTACACCGTTGCTTTTCAGACCCAACTGCTCGAAGTAAAAAAGTTTGACAAAGTACTGGAAGTTGGAACAGGTTCAGGTTATCAGTCTGCGGTACTTTGTGAAATGGGCGCCACCGTTTTTACCATCGAACGTCATCGTGAACTATACGATAAGGCAAGGGCATTATTGCCATCCATTGGTTATGAACCGATGTTCTTTCACGGAGACGGTTATGCAGGTCTTCCTACATACGGACCTTTTGATAAAATAATTGTCACGGCCGGAGCGCTTTACATTCCCGGATCACTTCTGGAACAATTGAAGGTAGGCGGACGTTTGGTAATTCCGGTAGGCCCGCAACACCGGCAGGAAATGAAGCTGGTTATCAGGGAGTCGGAAACGGAATATCGAACAGAAGATAGAGGTGGTTTTATTTTTGTCCCGCTTGTTGGCGGAAAATCAGAATAATACAAGAACGCTATGATGGAAATTCGAAAGTTTACATTTAATCCGGTAGCAGTAAATACTTACGTGATATGGGATGAAACAGGCGAGTGTGCCATAATCGATGCAGGGTGCTCAAATCCTTCGGAAGAAGAAGCGCTGGCTGGTTTTATTGAAGAAAAGGGATTAAAACCGGTCAAACTGCTGAATACTCATGGCCATTTCGATCATGTGATTGGTAACGGTTTCGCTGCACGGAAGTGGGATTTGGAAGTGGAAATGCATCAGGGTGATGATGCGTTGGTTTCGAATGCAAAAGAGCAAGGAGGAATGTTTGGCATTGCGATGCACCAACCTCCGAAGCCGGGGAAATTCTTTAACGAAGGTGATGAAATCACGTTCGGAAATTCGACTTTGAAAGTAATTCATGTTCCCGGACATTCTCCTGGCGGTGTCGCTTTCCACAATGCGAAAGAAAAAGTGTTGATCGCAGGTGATATCCTTTTTTATGGTTCCATCGGACGAACTGATTTACCCGGAGGCGATCACGAATCGTTAATCAATGGGATAAAATCCAAATTAATCGTCTTGGATCCGGCAACCAAAGTATTTTCCGGCCATGGCCCGGAGACCACAATCGGAGACGAAATAAAGAATAATCCGTTTCTTCAGTAAAACGGTTTGGATAAAGGAAAAATATCATGTTTTCCTATTGCAGAAGACCTTAAAATTGTGTCGGCATATAATAAACTAAAATGACTAGCGATGGCAATCGATAAATTTGTCAACCGCCATATAGGCCCCCGGGAGCGTGACTTAGAAGAAATGCAGCGGGTTATCGGCGTAAAATCAATGGACGAACTGATTGATCAGACGGTTCCGTCCAATATTCGTTTGGAAAAACCACTGAATTTACCCAATGGTTTAACCGAACGGACCTATTTCAAACAAATCAGGAAACTGGCTGCCAAAAATAAGGTCTTCAATACTTACATTGGTATGGGGTATTATGACACCATCACCCCCGCAGTTATTCAGCGTAATATTCTCGAAAACCCGGTGTGGTATACTTCCTACACGCCTTACCAGGCGGAAGTTTCCCAGGGACGTTTGGAGGCATTGCTGAATTTCCAGACCATGGTTTGCGAAATGACTGCTATGGACCTGGCCAATGCTTCATTGCTCGATGAAGCCACCGCTGCAGCCGAAGCGATGTCGCTAATGTATGCGACCCGCAGTCGCGGAAAACAGAAAGCCGGGGCGAATGTTTGTTTCGTGGATGAGAACGTTTGGCCGCAGACGCTTGACGTGTTGCAAACCCGTGCCGAACCGTTGGGAATTGAGTTGAAGGCAGGTGATTTTTCGCGCGACAAGATTGAAGAAAACTGGTTTGGCGCAATAGTCCAGTATCCCAACCTGAAAGGTGAGGTAGAAGATTATAGCAACTTCACCAGTCGTCTGCACGATAACGATTGTAAGATTTCGGTAGCGACCGATTTGCTGGCACTGGCGCTTATTATCCCTCCGGGAGAATGGGGCGCTGATGTGGTTTTCGGTTCTGCTCAGCGTTTCGGGGTACCGATGGGATATGGCGGCCCTTCTGCTGCATTCTTTGCTATCAGGGAAGACGACAAACGCTTTATGCCCGGTCGAATCATCGGTGTGACAAAAGATGCCACGGGGAAACCGGCACTGCGCATGGCATTACAAACCCGCGAGCAGCATATCAAACGCGAACGGGCAACCTCCAATATTTGTACAGCTCAGGCGCTTCTGGCTACCATGTCCGGAATGTATGCCGTTTATCACGGGCCGGAAGGTATCCAGGGAATTGCTGACAGGGTACATAGCATTGGTGTTTTATTGGGCGACGAGATTACAAAACTCGGCTACAGGCAAGAGAATGCCAATTTCTTCGATACCATCCGTATTTCGTTACCACGCCACGTAAAGAAAGAGGATATTGAGTGGCTGTCACTCGATTTGGAAATGAACTTCCGCTACTTCGAAACGGGTGAGGTAGGGCTCAGCATCGACGAGACGACGAACCTGGAAGACATCAACTGGATTCTGGAAGTATTTGCGAAAGCGGCCAACAAACGTATTCCGGTCATCTCTGAGATTCCGGAGAACTCCATCATCGACAAAAGATACGGCCGCAAATCAGCGTATCTGACCCAGGAGGTTTTCAATAAGTACCGCTCCGAGACCGAAATGGCCCGTTACATCAAGCGGTTGGAGAAAAAAGATATTTCGTTGGTGCATTCAATGATTTCGTTGGGATCGTGCACCATGAAGCTGAACGCTGCTACCGAGATGATTCCGCTCAGTTGGATTGAGTTCAGTGGAATTCATCCTTTTGTGCCGAAAAATCAGGCCATGGGTTACCACGAAATGATGGAAGAACTGCGTCGCGATTTGGCCGAAATTACCGGCTTCGACGATATTTCCCTTATGCCTAATTCAGGAGCTGCAGGCGAATACACCGGTTTGATGGTGATCCGGGAATACCACAAAAGCCGTGGCGAAGGAAACCGGAATGTCGTTTTGATTCCTTCATCGGCACACGGGACTAACCCGGCCAGTGCTGTTATGGCCGGCATGAAAGTGGTGGTCGTACCTTGCGACGAACGCGGAAATATTGATGTTGGTGCGCTTCGGGCGAAAGCCGAAGAACACAAGGATAACTTGTCGGCCTTCATGGTTACTTACCCGTCAACGCACGGAGTGTTCGAATCGGCTATCGTCGAAATGTGCGGCGTCATTCACAAAAATGGTGGCCAGGTGTACATGGATGGTGCCAATATGAATGCACAGGTGGGACTGACGAATCCGAAGCGAATTGGAGCCGATATTTGTCACCTGAACCTGCATAAAACATTTGCCATACCGCACGGCGGAGGTGGCCCGGGTGTTGGCCCGATTGGCGTGGCAAAACACCTGGTGGAATTTCTTCCTTCGCATCCGGTAATGAATAACGGGCACGTGGGCTTACACGCTGTATCAGCCGCTCCGTGGGGAAGTGCTTCGGTATTGCCCATTACCTACGGATACATCAAAATGCTGGGGGCCGATGGTTTAACGCAAGCATCCCGGATTGCTATTCTCAACGCCAACTATATTGCTTCGTTGTTGAAGGATAATTACGGTATTCTCTATACCGGGGAGAAAGGACGGGTAGCACACGAGATGATTTTGGAATGCCGTCACCTGAAAGCTTCGGCTGGTGTAACCGAAGCCGATATTGCCAAGCGATTGATGGATTACGGTTTTCATGCTCCGACTCTTTCATTCCCGGTACACGGAACACTGATGGTGGAGCCAACCGAAAGTGAATCGAAAGAAGAGCTCGACCGGTTTGTGGAAGCCATGAACAGCATCTTCAGCGAGATTAAAGAGATTGAAGAAGGCAAAGCCGATGCGAATGATAACGTTCTGAAGAATGCACCGCATACAGCCGAAGTTTTGATGACTGACGACTGGAAGCACAGTTACTCCCGCGAAAAAGCAGCCTATGCGCTCGGTTGGCTCCGTGATAACAAATTCTGGGTACCCGTCAGCCGCGTTGATGATGCCTATGGTGATCGGAACCTGATTTGTACTTGTGAACCACTGGAAAGTTATATGGACAAATAACCTCATGAAGAGGGCGTCCGAAAAGTTGAATTGAAACAGTGTTAACTTTCAAATTGAAAGCAATCCTGGATTTACCCCTCCTCCCGGTGTCCATCGGGACTCCTTAAAGGTGAGGCTAAAAGTCCCCCTTCAGGCTGTATTTAATTAAGGGGTAAATAACTTAAGCTGTACTTACAATTTGATAGTTCTGAAAATGCTCTTTGGACTTTTCGGACACCCTCTTTATTTTACCAACCGATGATTGTATTTCCTAACGCCAAAATTAACATTGGCCTGCATATTCTGCGAAAGCGGGATGACGGTTACCATGAGCTGGAAACTGTTTTCTATCCGCTGAAGTTACGGGACGGTCTGGAATTCATTGAAAACCGGACGGGGGAAGTGCGTTTCAGCAATAGTGGAATCGAGGTAGGTGGAAGACCGGAAGATAACCTGGTGGTAAAAGCATACCGAATGCTGGCTGCTGATTATACGCTGCCCGGAGTAGACATTCATTTGCATAAGGTTATTCCATTTGGGGCTGGTTTGGGCGGTGGTTCTTCTGATGCCGCTTTTATGTTGAAGGGGCTAAATGACTTTTTTGGCCTGAACATCCCCGAACAAAAGCTTTTATCTTCCGCTGCAAGGCTGGGTGCCGATTGCGCATTTTTCCTCAAAAATACACCCTTATTTGCGTCCGGAGCCGGGGAGAAGCTTGAACCACTTCCGCTAAGTTTGGCCGGATGGCATCTGTTGCTGGTAAAACCGCCGGTTGTGGTGGGTACTAAAGAAGCATATGCCGGTGTTCTGCCAGGGAAGCCAAATGTGGGATTAAAAGAAGCCATTCGGTTGTCGGTAAATAACTGGCAGGGGAATGTCGTCAATGATTTCGAGACGGGAATTTTTCAACGGTTTCCCGAAATTAAAGCCATCAAAGAGAAACTGATTGAGCGGGGAGCAGTTTATGTTTCCATGTCGGGAAGTGGCTCGTCTGTTTTCGGTCTTTTCCGCAACGAACCGATTTGGCGCGACAGCGATTTCCCGGAAGGCAGTTTCATCTGGTCGGAGATCTTTTAATCTTTTTCAGGAAGAATTTACTCTTTCCCTCTCGGAAAAAACAGGGAAAAGATAACAAAAGCTGCCCCGGGATGAGGCAGCTTTTGTTGTTTATTCGATAGTGATCATCAGTACATCTTTCGGAATTCTGATGCCTTCTTTGACGTGGACCTCTTTGATTTTTCCATCGAAGGGCATTTCAATCTTGTTCTCCATTTTCATGGCTTCAAGAATTAGCAGGCATTCGCCCTCTTTCACTTTCTGGCCTGGTTTGACCATCAGTTTCAGAACGGTACCCGGAATATAGGAACGAACCTCATTCATATCAGGACGTTCCCATTTTTTTCGCATTTCAAACTTCTTTGTATACAGTGTTTTGTATTTGGCGCTGTTCACTACAAAGGTTTGGTATTTTGGTGTACTTTCTTCCATTTTGAAAGGATTTGGTTAACAGAAAGTCTTGATTTAGAACGGAGGGATACCGTGTTTTTTCGCCGGGCGGGCATCCACTTTGTTGTCCGACAGCGTCAGCGAGTGAATCAACAGGGAGCGGGTTTCAGCCGGTTCAATTACCTCGTCAATGTATCCTTTCGCAGCGGCTACATACGGGTTGGCAAATTTCTCTTTGTATTCCTCAATTTTCTGTTTCCGGACTTCATCCGGATTTTCTGCTTCAGCAATCTCCTTACGGAAGACAATGTTGGCAGCACCTTCCGGTCCCATCACAGCGATTTCGGCGGTAGGCCATGCAAATACAAAGTCAGCACCCAGGTGGCGCGAGTTCATGGCAATATATCCTCCACCGTATGCTTTGCGCAGAATAACGGTGATTTTCGGTACGGTTGCTTCGCTGTAAGCATACAGCAATTTGGCTCCGTGGCGAATCACACCGGCATGTTCCTGGTCAACGCCAGGCAGGTAACCCGGCATATCCTCGAGGGTCACAATCGGGATGTTGAACGCGTCGCAATAACGGATGAAACGAGCTGCTTTATCCGAGCTGTCGCAATCGAGCACACCGGCCAGGTATTTAGGCTGGTTTGCCACAAAACCGACCGTGTCGCCCTTTAGGCGTCCAAAGCCGATAACGATGTTCCTGGCAAAGTACTCCATAATTTCGAAGAACTCGCTGCTGTCGGTCACCGCGCGAATAATGTCGCGGATGTCGTATGGACGACGCGGGTCTGAAGGAACAATCTCTTCAATATTGAGAGAAGAGGTTGGTTCCTGCGGTGGAAATTTGCGTGCTTTTTGGGTATTATTCCATGGAATAAATGAAATAAGACTCTTGATCTGATCAAAACATTCGTCCTCGCTTTCGGCGTAGAAATGGGCATTACCGGTAATCTCGCTGTGTACGCGGGCTCCACCCAGTTCTTCCATACTAATTTCTTCGCCCAGTACGGTTTTAATAACATTTGGTCCGGTGATAAACATCTTGGAGATATTTTCCACTACGAAAACGAAATCGGTTAAAGCGGGAGAATAAACGGCCCCGCCGGCACAGGGGCCGAGGATAACTGAAATCTGCGGAATAACACCGGAAGCTTTGGTGTTCCGGTAGAAAATTTCACCATAACCAGCTAGGGAATTAACACCTTCCTGGATGCGGGCCCCACCGGAATCGTTAATACCGATAAGCGGAACGCGCATTTTCAGGGCGTGGTCCATGATTTTGGTGATTTTGCGGGCATGCATCAAACCGAGCGAACCACCGGCTACGGTGAAGTCCTGTGCATAGATACAAACAGGTTGATTGTAAATGGTACCTGTCCCGATGATAACACCGTCGCCGTGCAACACCTTTTTGTCCATGTCGAAATCACGAGCTGTGTGCTCTACAAAAAGATCGTACTCGTGGAAAGAATCTTCGTCAAGAATAGACATGATTCTCTCACGGGCCGTCTTTTTACCCATGGCCACTTGTTTTTCGATGGCTTTTTCACCACCCCCCAACTGTACCTCCTGCTTACGTTTACGGAGGTCCAGGATGTTTCTTTTTAATGACATAGGTTACGATTTAAATTCAAGATCTTCCTGAAAAATCAGGCCGATCACCTATAAAGTTTGTCTACTTCAGGGGCCAAAATTATAAAAAAAATGCCGGGAAAGAGCATGCCCCGGCATTAAATGATATCTCTATCTATTTAGATATCAAAAAATTGAATAACAGTATTTAATGGTCGATTATTTGGAGGCCCACCGGTATAAAAAGATAGCTATAATGGCATACAGGAAGTTGGGTATCCAAACTGCCAGTAAGGGATCCATCCCTCCCTTTGTGGCAAAAACTGTCGATACTTGTAGGAACATGATAAAGGAGAAGCTGAGTAACAGCCCGATACCCAGGTGAAGGCCCATTCCTCCCCTGATTTTACGCGAAGCCAGTGCGGCACCGATGATCGAAAGAATAAATGTGGAAAAAGGACCTGAAGTTCGTTTGTGTTTTTCGATCTCGTACTGCACCACATTGTCTACGCCGCGCAATTTCAAATCCTCGATGTAATGGTTCAGCTCCCAGTAGTTCATGGTTTCTTCGAGGTTCTTTTGGCGGTCAAAATCTTCCGGCTTCATCCGAAGGGTGGTATCGATTACAGCACCGGAGGTAATTTTTTCGTCCGGACCACTTAGATCGCGTATGTAGTAATTATGAATCACCCATTTCTTTTTGTCGCGGTCCCATTTTACGTAGTCCGAAATCAGCTTTGATTCAAGTTTGTGATCTTTGAATTTTTCGATAGAAAATTTGTACCCAACGTCGTTTTTGTTGTTGTAGTTACGCATGTAGATATACAGGCCGGGTTCCAGTTGTCGGTGGATGTTCCGGTCATTATTGTTATACTCACCTTTGAGATACGTGTTGGTAAAGTTGATACGAATGGTATTGGCCGGCGGGATGACAAAATTTCCCAGCACCCACGACATCGTCGCAATAATTCCGGCACCGATCATATAGGGGCGCATTAGTCGTTTGTATGTCACGCCACTGGCGAGGATGGCAATAATTTCGGAGTTGTAGGCCATCTTCGAGGTAAAATAAATTACCGCAATAAAGGTGAACAGACTACTAAACAGATTGGCGAAATAAGGGATGAAGTTCAGGTAAAAATCAAAAATAATGGCCTGCAGCGGAGCATGGCGACTGATAAATTCGTCGATGTGCTCGGAAATGTCAAAAACAATCGAGATACCAATAATCAGGGCGATAGCCAGGAAAAAGGTTCCCAGAAACTTTTTGATGATGTATATGTCAATCTTTTTCAGAAATGGTTTTGACAGCAGCATGCGAATAAGCGTAATTTTCGGCGAATTTATTTGAAACTATAGACGGCGTCCCAGTTTTTCAATCATAACATTCTTCCATTGGTTGAAAGTTCCTGCCTTGATCTGCTCCCGGGCTTCACTAACCAGCCATAAATAAAAGGCCAGGTTGTGGAGACTTCCGATTTGCGCTCCCAGCATTTCTTTCGACCGGAACAAATGGCGCAAGTAAGCACGGGTATAATGATGATCAACAAACGAAGTGCCATTCGGGTCGACAGGAGAAAAATCGTTCTCCCACTTTTTATTCTTGATATTGATAATGCCTTCGCTGGTAAACAGCATCCCGTTACGGCCGTTTCGGGTGGGCATCACACAGTCAAACATATCTACACCTCTGTCGATGGCTTTCAAAATATTGATAGGAGTTCCTACACCCATCAGGTAACGGGGTTTATCTTCCGGAAGAATTTCGTTCACCACCTCAATGGTCGAATACATATCTTCCTCTTTTTCTCCCACCGAAAGACCGCCAATGGCATAACCGTCGCGTTCGAAAGAGGTGACGTGCTCAGCTGCTTTCCTTCTCAGTTCCGGATAAACGCCGCCCTGAACGATGGGGAAGAGCGTTTGGTCGTAACCATACTTCGGTCCCGTTTCATCGAAGCGTTTGACGCAACGTTCCAGCCAGCGCTGGGTCAGTTCCAGTGATTTTTTTGCGTAATCGAAATTCGAATCGCCTGGAGGGCATTCATCGAAAGCCATGATGATATCGGCTCCAATGATTCGCTGAATATCGATGACTTTTTCGGGAGTAAACATATGTTGCGAACCATCGATATGCGATTGAAATTTGGCTCCTTCTTCCGACAATTTGCGGATATCGCCCAACGAGAAAACCTGGAAACCGCCGCTGTCGGTGAGGATCGGGCCATCCCAGCCGTTGAATTTATGCAAACCTCCTGCCTGCTCAATGGTGTCCATACCCGGACGAAGGTATAAATGGTAGGTGTTTCCCAGGATAATCTGGGCTTTTACATCCTCTTTTAAATCACGAAAATGGACACCTTTTACAGAGCCCACCGTCCCGACAGGCATAAAAATTGGTGTTTCAATTTCACCATGAGCAGTCTGAAGTTTTCCTGCACGGGCCTTGGTGCCCTGCAGTGTATATTGTAGTTCGAATTTCATTACCAAAATTTTGACGCACAAAGATAGTTATTATGGTGTAATATCCCCGGAGAGCTTATGATCGCGATATGTGAAAAAAAATTAACGATATGTAGGTATTATACTCCGTCATTATATATTTTTGAGAGACTCAGAAATCCAATAGAATAATGCTGACAGATACTCTTACATTTAGTTTGGTTGAACTTATCGGAATGGCTGTTTTTGCAATGGGAACGCTTATTCAGTTGGTTTATCTGATTTCGCTCACCTCGCTTATTTTCCGAAAGAAGCCAGGGGTCTCAACCGGGAAACCTTCTGTTTCAATAATTATTACCTCGCGGAATTATGCCGAAGAACTGAGAGAGGGCCTTGCGTTGTTGCTTGAGCAAAATTACCCGGATTATGAGGTTGTAGTGGTCGATGATTGCTCAACCGATCACACGGATAGTGTACTGAGGGTAATGAAACACAAGTATCCACATTTGAAAACAACCATTGTCAAACAGGAAACGGATTTTGCCAATGCACTTGCGTTAACCGTTGGCATCCGGGCTGCCACCAACGATTGGTTAATTTTCCTCGATCCACAGGTCGTGGTGCCCGGCCCGGGTTGGCTCGATGCCTATTCAGCTTATTTGGAACCGGGGAAAGACATTGTGTTCGGATACGTTAATTACTCGCATACTTCCGGTTATGGAAAATCGTGGACACGTATTGAAAACTTTACGTTGATGCTTCGTTATGGTCCGGCCTGGTTTTTCGGGTTACCAATGCCTATTTCGAACATTAACCTGGCTTATCGCCGGAAGTACTTCCTTGAAAAAAGGGGTTTTGCTGCCCAACTGGATACCCCTTTCGGTGAAAACGAAATGTTTGTCAACAAATTATCGCGGAAAAACAATTCTGTTATTGCCTTTGATTCGGCTACTTCCGTGGGTATTTCCGGTCCGTTGATGTACTACGACTGGATGAACTTAAAAAAGAAACATTTGTTATTAAGAAGAAAATTTTCTGTATCTCAGCGTTTATATTTATCGCTTGATACGGTAAGCAGGATTCTGACAGATGTTGCCTTGCTGGTTCTTATGGTTATATCGCCTTATCGGTTTTGGATTCTGGGCATTTGGGCATTCCG
Encoded proteins:
- the ispE gene encoding 4-(cytidine 5'-diphospho)-2-C-methyl-D-erythritol kinase; translation: MIVFPNAKINIGLHILRKRDDGYHELETVFYPLKLRDGLEFIENRTGEVRFSNSGIEVGGRPEDNLVVKAYRMLAADYTLPGVDIHLHKVIPFGAGLGGGSSDAAFMLKGLNDFFGLNIPEQKLLSSAARLGADCAFFLKNTPLFASGAGEKLEPLPLSLAGWHLLLVKPPVVVGTKEAYAGVLPGKPNVGLKEAIRLSVNNWQGNVVNDFETGIFQRFPEIKAIKEKLIERGAVYVSMSGSGSSVFGLFRNEPIWRDSDFPEGSFIWSEIF
- a CDS encoding acyl-CoA carboxylase subunit beta; translation: MSLKRNILDLRKRKQEVQLGGGEKAIEKQVAMGKKTARERIMSILDEDSFHEYDLFVEHTARDFDMDKKVLHGDGVIIGTGTIYNQPVCIYAQDFTVAGGSLGLMHARKITKIMDHALKMRVPLIGINDSGGARIQEGVNSLAGYGEIFYRNTKASGVIPQISVILGPCAGGAVYSPALTDFVFVVENISKMFITGPNVIKTVLGEEISMEELGGARVHSEITGNAHFYAESEDECFDQIKSLISFIPWNNTQKARKFPPQEPTSSLNIEEIVPSDPRRPYDIRDIIRAVTDSSEFFEIMEYFARNIVIGFGRLKGDTVGFVANQPKYLAGVLDCDSSDKAARFIRYCDAFNIPIVTLEDMPGYLPGVDQEHAGVIRHGAKLLYAYSEATVPKITVILRKAYGGGYIAMNSRHLGADFVFAWPTAEIAVMGPEGAANIVFRKEIAEAENPDEVRKQKIEEYKEKFANPYVAAAKGYIDEVIEPAETRSLLIHSLTLSDNKVDARPAKKHGIPPF
- the gcvP gene encoding aminomethyl-transferring glycine dehydrogenase, with the translated sequence MAIDKFVNRHIGPRERDLEEMQRVIGVKSMDELIDQTVPSNIRLEKPLNLPNGLTERTYFKQIRKLAAKNKVFNTYIGMGYYDTITPAVIQRNILENPVWYTSYTPYQAEVSQGRLEALLNFQTMVCEMTAMDLANASLLDEATAAAEAMSLMYATRSRGKQKAGANVCFVDENVWPQTLDVLQTRAEPLGIELKAGDFSRDKIEENWFGAIVQYPNLKGEVEDYSNFTSRLHDNDCKISVATDLLALALIIPPGEWGADVVFGSAQRFGVPMGYGGPSAAFFAIREDDKRFMPGRIIGVTKDATGKPALRMALQTREQHIKRERATSNICTAQALLATMSGMYAVYHGPEGIQGIADRVHSIGVLLGDEITKLGYRQENANFFDTIRISLPRHVKKEDIEWLSLDLEMNFRYFETGEVGLSIDETTNLEDINWILEVFAKAANKRIPVISEIPENSIIDKRYGRKSAYLTQEVFNKYRSETEMARYIKRLEKKDISLVHSMISLGSCTMKLNAATEMIPLSWIEFSGIHPFVPKNQAMGYHEMMEELRRDLAEITGFDDISLMPNSGAAGEYTGLMVIREYHKSRGEGNRNVVLIPSSAHGTNPASAVMAGMKVVVVPCDERGNIDVGALRAKAEEHKDNLSAFMVTYPSTHGVFESAIVEMCGVIHKNGGQVYMDGANMNAQVGLTNPKRIGADICHLNLHKTFAIPHGGGGPGVGPIGVAKHLVEFLPSHPVMNNGHVGLHAVSAAPWGSASVLPITYGYIKMLGADGLTQASRIAILNANYIASLLKDNYGILYTGEKGRVAHEMILECRHLKASAGVTEADIAKRLMDYGFHAPTLSFPVHGTLMVEPTESESKEELDRFVEAMNSIFSEIKEIEEGKADANDNVLKNAPHTAEVLMTDDWKHSYSREKAAYALGWLRDNKFWVPVSRVDDAYGDRNLICTCEPLESYMDK
- a CDS encoding biotin/lipoyl-containing protein, with amino-acid sequence MEESTPKYQTFVVNSAKYKTLYTKKFEMRKKWERPDMNEVRSYIPGTVLKLMVKPGQKVKEGECLLILEAMKMENKIEMPFDGKIKEVHVKEGIRIPKDVLMITIE